A single window of Nicotiana sylvestris chromosome 3, ASM39365v2, whole genome shotgun sequence DNA harbors:
- the LOC138888746 gene encoding translocase of chloroplast 34-like gives MASQLIREWAGIQQFPAATQSKLLELLGKLKQENVCTLTILVMGKGGVGKSSTVNSIIGERAVAVSAFQSETPRPVMVSRSRAGFTLNIIDTPGLVEGGYVNDQALDLIKKFLLNKTIDVLLYVDRLDAYRVDNLDKQIVKAITESFGKEIWRRGIVVLSHAQLSPPDGLTYDEFTSRRSEALLKIVRMGARIRKQEIQAAAIPVVLVENSGRCNKNESDEKILPSGTAWIPNLVQTITDVVLSGSKGILVDQKLIEGPNPNNRGKVLIPFILAFQYFFVVKRIQKWIKYDIANESSPSWA, from the exons ATGGCATCTCAACTAATTAGAGAATGGGCCGGAATACAGCAGTTTCCTGCTGCCACTCAATCCAAGTTGCTTGAATTACTGGGGAAACTGAAACAGGAG AATGTTTGTACCCTGACGATCCTAGTAATGGGGAAAGGTGGTGTTGGGAAATCTTCAACAGTGAACTCAATTATCGGGGAAAGAGCAGTTGCTGTTAGTGCATTTCAG TCAGAAACACCAAGACCAGTGATGGTTTCGCGTTCTCGAGCTGGGTTTACATTAAACATAATTGACACCCCAGGGCTTGTTGAAGGAGGATACGTCAATGACCAGGCTCTTGATCTCATTAAGAA GTTCCTCTTGAACAAGACAATTGATGTTTTGCTATATGTGGATCGTCTGGATGCATATAGAGTGGATAACTTGGACAAACAGATTGTGAAGGCTATTACTGAAAGTTTTGGCAAGGAAATATGGCGCCGAGGAATTGTGGTTCTCAGTCATGCTCAGCTTTCTCCTCCTGATGGATTGACTTATGACGAATTCACGTCCCGAAGATCAGAGGCACTTTTGAAAATTGTCCGGATGGGGGCTCGAATTAGGAAACAAGAGATTCAG GCTGCTGCAATTCCTGTAGTTTTGGTTGAGAATAGTGGGAGATGCAACAAGAATGAAAGTGACGAAAAG ATACTTCCAAGTGGAACTGCATGGATACCCAATTTAGTCCAAACTATTACAGATGTTGTTTTAAGTGGAAGCAAGGGTATTTTGGTTGACCAAAAATTGATTGAAGGTCCAAACCCCAACAATAGGGGCAAAGTGCTAATTCCTTTTATATTAGCATTCCAA TATTTCTTTGTTGTGAAAAGGATCCAGAAGTGGATCAAGTATGATATTGCAAATGAGAGCAGCCCTTCATGGGCATAA
- the LOC104211760 gene encoding cell division cycle 20.5, cofactor of APC complex-like isoform X1, with the protein MNEINYDNSLRRLEQDWYSPTRLLSNPVDYDFPGDRFIPNRSLMDLDQAHTLLTNRTNNILGKPKFNDEYRRKMEENLKLDVEGRPFRMLVFRGSPKSSRQSTRLIDEMRRSDEEIPLQTHDHRRHQKFRLKETRILDAPLLSDDYYSNVMDWGKSNLLAVVLGRKLYIWNDEVKNAQILMEVMREHDYPTSVAWSDDAKIVAVGCISSKLQLWDAETSKLVRDLQGHKSRVGCVAWNGHILTSGSKDKAIVNHDVRARNSVVSLTRVHRGEVCGVKWSSTGNVLASGGNDNLVYIWDFRKMSSRHHMHKFNEHNAAVKAIAWCPYKSDVLASGGGINDGCLKIWNTKKGTCISTTETGSQICGIQWNRHHKEILSGHGFGTTERGCKLCLWSYPSMARIGEPLHHANSSRVLHLTQSPDGLTVVSGGADETIRFWEIFAPSQNDSGNNTDLDNLLSLKASAVR; encoded by the exons ATGAATGAGATTAATTATGACAACTCACTAAGAAGACTTGAACAAGATTGGTACTCTCCAACTCGTCTTCTCAGCAATCCTGTGGACTATGACTTCCCT GGAGATAGATTTATACCCAATAGAAGCCTGATGGATCTTGATCAAGCACACACTTTACTCACCAACAGAACCAACAATATTCTCGGAAAACCCAAGTTCAAT GATGAATATAGAAGGAAGATGGAGGAAAATCTAAAGTTGGATGTGGAAGGAAGACCATTCAGAATGCTGGTTTTTAGAGGGAGTCCCAAATCCAGTAGACAATCTACCCGTCTTATTGATGAAATGCGCCGTAGTGATGAAGAAATTCCCCTCCAAACTCATGACCATAGGCGACATCAGAAGTTTCGCTTG AAAGAAACTAGAATTCTAGATGCTCCTCTATTGTCAGATGACTATTACTCAAATGTCATGGATTGGGGAAAATCCAACTTACTTGCCGTTGTTCTGGGAAGAAAGCTATACATCTGGAATGATGAAGTGAAAAATGCACAGATACTGATGGAAGTGATGCGCGAACATGATTATCCTACTAGTGTAGCATGGTCTGATGATGCAAAAATAGTAGCAGTTGGGTGTATATCCTCCAAACTGCAGCTCTGGGATGCTGAGACTTCCAAACTT GTGAGAGATCTGCAAGGCCATAAGAGTAGAGTGGGTTGTGTTGCATGGAATGGTCATATTTTAACCTCAGGGAGTAAAGACAAAGCTATTGTTAATCATGATG TGAGAGCGAGAAATAGTGTGGTCTCTCTAACGAGAGTACATAGAGGGGAAGTGTGTGGCGTGAAATGGTCTAGCACGGGGAATGTACTAGCTAGTGGTGGCAATGACAATCTTGTGTATATATGGGATTTTCGCAAGATGAGCTCAAGACACCATATGCACAAGTTCAATGAACATAATGCTGCAGTAAAGGCCATAGCTTGGTGTCCATATAAGAGCGATGTATTAGCCTCTGGAGGGGGGATAAATGATGGATGTCTTAAGATCTGGAACACTAAGAAAGGGACATGCATCAGTACCACTGAAACTGGATCTCAG ATTTGTGGGATTCAATGGAACAGGCATCACAAAGAGATATTAAGTGGCCATGGATTTGGAACGACTGAACGTGGTTGTAAGTTGTGCTTATGGAGTTATCCTTCCATGGCTAGAATAGGAGAGCCATTGCATCATGCTAATTCATCAAGAGTTCTGCATCTCACCCAG AGCCCTGATGGTTTGACTGTGGTATCGGGTGGAGCAGATGAGACTATTAGGTTCTGGGAGATATTTGCCCCCTCGCAGAATGACAGTGGAAACAATACAGATTTGGATAATCTCTTGTCTCTAAAGGCATCTGCAGTGAGATAA
- the LOC104211760 gene encoding cell division cycle 20.5, cofactor of APC complex-like isoform X2, whose protein sequence is MEENLKLDVEGRPFRMLVFRGSPKSSRQSTRLIDEMRRSDEEIPLQTHDHRRHQKFRLKETRILDAPLLSDDYYSNVMDWGKSNLLAVVLGRKLYIWNDEVKNAQILMEVMREHDYPTSVAWSDDAKIVAVGCISSKLQLWDAETSKLVRDLQGHKSRVGCVAWNGHILTSGSKDKAIVNHDVRARNSVVSLTRVHRGEVCGVKWSSTGNVLASGGNDNLVYIWDFRKMSSRHHMHKFNEHNAAVKAIAWCPYKSDVLASGGGINDGCLKIWNTKKGTCISTTETGSQICGIQWNRHHKEILSGHGFGTTERGCKLCLWSYPSMARIGEPLHHANSSRVLHLTQSPDGLTVVSGGADETIRFWEIFAPSQNDSGNNTDLDNLLSLKASAVR, encoded by the exons ATGGAGGAAAATCTAAAGTTGGATGTGGAAGGAAGACCATTCAGAATGCTGGTTTTTAGAGGGAGTCCCAAATCCAGTAGACAATCTACCCGTCTTATTGATGAAATGCGCCGTAGTGATGAAGAAATTCCCCTCCAAACTCATGACCATAGGCGACATCAGAAGTTTCGCTTG AAAGAAACTAGAATTCTAGATGCTCCTCTATTGTCAGATGACTATTACTCAAATGTCATGGATTGGGGAAAATCCAACTTACTTGCCGTTGTTCTGGGAAGAAAGCTATACATCTGGAATGATGAAGTGAAAAATGCACAGATACTGATGGAAGTGATGCGCGAACATGATTATCCTACTAGTGTAGCATGGTCTGATGATGCAAAAATAGTAGCAGTTGGGTGTATATCCTCCAAACTGCAGCTCTGGGATGCTGAGACTTCCAAACTT GTGAGAGATCTGCAAGGCCATAAGAGTAGAGTGGGTTGTGTTGCATGGAATGGTCATATTTTAACCTCAGGGAGTAAAGACAAAGCTATTGTTAATCATGATG TGAGAGCGAGAAATAGTGTGGTCTCTCTAACGAGAGTACATAGAGGGGAAGTGTGTGGCGTGAAATGGTCTAGCACGGGGAATGTACTAGCTAGTGGTGGCAATGACAATCTTGTGTATATATGGGATTTTCGCAAGATGAGCTCAAGACACCATATGCACAAGTTCAATGAACATAATGCTGCAGTAAAGGCCATAGCTTGGTGTCCATATAAGAGCGATGTATTAGCCTCTGGAGGGGGGATAAATGATGGATGTCTTAAGATCTGGAACACTAAGAAAGGGACATGCATCAGTACCACTGAAACTGGATCTCAG ATTTGTGGGATTCAATGGAACAGGCATCACAAAGAGATATTAAGTGGCCATGGATTTGGAACGACTGAACGTGGTTGTAAGTTGTGCTTATGGAGTTATCCTTCCATGGCTAGAATAGGAGAGCCATTGCATCATGCTAATTCATCAAGAGTTCTGCATCTCACCCAG AGCCCTGATGGTTTGACTGTGGTATCGGGTGGAGCAGATGAGACTATTAGGTTCTGGGAGATATTTGCCCCCTCGCAGAATGACAGTGGAAACAATACAGATTTGGATAATCTCTTGTCTCTAAAGGCATCTGCAGTGAGATAA
- the LOC104211759 gene encoding pentatricopeptide repeat-containing protein At1g02060, chloroplastic has product MAIAPFSSLPPAKSAISTAPHFQHICTSSTLLPYLSSHPLSTLSQLFSKQTANPTKTNKPKNGKQLNNPPKPKPSSCSSKSKTAANMANLINTNIWSSNLESSLSSLTQPSLSHTTVLHTLRFIKKPSKALNFFNWTQKLGFSHTHQSYFLMLQLLGNARNLNSARNFLFSIPTRSNGTVPLQDKYFNTLIRSYGKAGLFQESLKVFKTMKSLGISPSVVTFNSLFTILLKRGRTGMVYDLFDEMLKTYGAKPDSYTFNILIRGFCMNSMVDQGFRFFKEMERHECEPDVITYNTIIDGLCRAGKVKIAHNVLKGMVKRGHQLSPNVVSYTTLVRGYCEKQEVEHALDVFKEMIDLGLKPTSITYNTLVQGLCEAQKFDRIKEILERTLGGGRFIPDTCTFNTLITYHCNVGNLDESMKVFESMSDLKVKPDSATYSILIRSFCQKGYFDRAEKLFDKLMKTEVLLCDDGCKPLVAAYNPLFEHLCKIGKTKKAEKVFRQLMRRGTQDPLAYRILIMGHCRESTFNDAHELLVLMLRRDYVPDIEIYESLIEGLLQKNDPKVAYDTLERMLKSSHLPRASTFHQILTELIKKNCTIECASLVKLMLDNKVRQSISLSTDTVRILFQTGLRERGFEIVRCLYENGYMVNMEGLVVSLCQCRKLLEARDLLLFSLSKDHILNVDTCSTVLSALCKARRASEAFEMYYELLEKGVQQPLKCLEELGLVLETEGRTKEAEFVKKRILGQSQSDGLVQTCASERDPSNL; this is encoded by the coding sequence ATGGCGATTGCTCCTTTTTCGTCACTACCACCAGCAAAGTCCGCCATCTCCACAGCTCCTCATTTCCAACACATTTGTACTTCTTCCACATTACTACCCTACCTTTCATCTCACCCTCTTTCAACTCTTTCGCAGCTTTTCTCCAAACAAACCGCCAATCCCACAAAGACCAACAAACCCAAAAATGGTAAACAACTCAATAATCCTCCCAAGCCCAAACCGTCATCATGTTCTTCCAAATCCAAAACAGCTGCAAACATGGCCAATCTCATCAACACAAACATATGGTCATCTAATCTTGAATCTTCACTTTCCTCCCTCACTCAACCTTCTCTCTCACACACCACTGTCCTCCACACACTCCGCTTCATCAAGAAACCTTCTAAAGCCCTTAACTTTTTCAACTGGACCCAAAAATTGGGTTTTTCACACACCCATCAATCCTATTTCCTCATGTTGCAACTCCTTGGCAATGCCCGTAACCTAAATTCAGCAAGAAACTTCCTTTTCTCTATACCCACAAGGTCTAATGGTACTGTACCGCTTCAAGATAAGTACTTTAACACCTTGATTCGAAGTTATGGTAAAGCTGGGCTTTTTCAAGAATCATTGAAGGTGTTTAAAACGATGAAATCACTTGGAATTTCACCCTCTGTGGTCACGTTTAACAGTTTGTTTACGATTTTGCTGAAGAGGGGTCGAACTGGAATGGTCTACGACTTGTTCGATGAAATGCTTAAGACGTATGGCGCAAAGCCTGATTCATATACATTTAACATTTTGATCAGAGGGTTTTGTATGAATTCCATGGTTGATCAAGGGTTTAGGTTTTTTAAGGAAATGGAGAGGCATGAATGTGAACCGGATGTGATTACATACAACACGATTATTGACGGTTTGTGTAGGGCGGGGAAAGTGAAGATTGCACATAATGTGTTAAAGGGTATGGTCAAGAGGGGTCATCAATTGAGTCCTAATGTTGTAAGCTACACCACTTTGGTTAGAGGGTATTGTGAGAAGCAAGAGGTTGAACATGCTCTTGATGTTTTTAAGGAAATGATTGATCTTGGTCTAAAACCGACAAGTATTACTTATAATACTCTTGTACAAGGTCTTTGTGAGGCTCAAAAGTTTGACAGAATAAAAGAGATCTTGGAGAGGACTCTAGGAGGTGGAAGATTTATTCCAGATACATGTACTTTTAACACATTGATTACCTATCATTGCAACGTGGGAAATTTGGATGAATCAATGAAAGTTTTTGAGAGTATGTCGGACTTAAAGGTTAAACCTGATTCAGCAACCTATAGCATCTTAATACGGAGCTTTTGTCAAAAGGGGTACTTTGATAGGGCAGAGAAATTATTTGATAAACTAATGAAAACGGAGGTTCTGCTTTGTGATGACGGCTGTAAACCACTTGTTGCAGCATACAACCCCTTGTTTGAGCATTTGTGTAAGATTGGCAAGACAAAGAAGGCCGAGAAAGTGTTCAGGCAGCTAATGAGAAGAGGAACTCAGGATCCTTTGGCTTATCGAATCTTGATTATGGGGCACTGTAGAGAAAGCACATTTAATGATGCACATGAACTCTTAGTTTTGATGTTGAGGAGAGATTATGTACCTGATATTGAAATTTATGAGTCCCTAATTGAAGGTCTGCTGCAAAAGAATGATCCCAAGGTTGCTTATGATACGCTGGAGAGGATGTTGAAGAGCTCCCATCTTCCGAGAGCTTCAACTTTCCATCAAATTCTTACGGAACTCATCAAGAAGAATTGTACAATTGAATGTGCTTCCTTGGTGAAACTAATGTTAGATAACAAAGTTAGACAAAGCATTAGCCTTTCAACTGATACTGTGAGGATACTCTTCCAAACAGGATTAAGGGAGAGAGGTTTTGAGATTGTTAGGTGTCTTTACGAAAATGGATACATGGTAAATATGGAAGGCTTGGTTGTTTCCCTTTGCCAGTGTAGAAAGTTATTGGAGGCACGTGACCTATTGTTATTCAGCTTAAGCAAGGATCATATTCTGAACGTAGATACATGCAGTACTGTTTTGTCTGCTCTCTGCAAAGCGCGTAGAGCTTCAGAAGCATTTGAGATGTACTATGAGTTGCTCGAGAAAGGAGTCCAACAACCTTTAAAATGCTTAGAAGAGTTAGGACTTGTTCTTGAAACTGAAGGAAGGACTAAGGAAGCTGAATTTGTTAAGAAGAGAATCTTAGGCCAATCACAGTCAGATGGATTGGTTCAAACTTGTGCATCTGAAAGAGATCCTAGTAATCTGTAG